A part of Streptomyces sp. DSM 40750 genomic DNA contains:
- a CDS encoding acyl carrier protein yields the protein MAATQEEIVAGLADIVNEIAGIPVEDVQLDKSFTDDLDVDSLSMVEVVVAAEERFDVKIPDDDVKNLKTVGDATNYILKNQA from the coding sequence ATGGCCGCCACCCAGGAAGAGATCGTCGCCGGTCTCGCCGACATCGTGAACGAGATCGCCGGCATCCCGGTCGAGGACGTCCAGCTGGACAAGTCCTTCACCGACGACCTGGACGTCGACTCCCTGTCCATGGTCGAGGTCGTCGTCGCCGCCGAAGAGCGCTTCGACGTCAAGATCCCGGACGACGACGTCAAGAACCTCAAGACGGTCGGCGACGCGACCAACTACATCCTCAAGAACCAGGCCTGA
- the fasR gene encoding fatty acid biosynthesis transcriptional regulator FasR encodes MRQSCPVPEPSKSHPAPSVHAHVATLKRLEKSSGSLAAQAIARMDETLPWYRAMPPENRSWIGLVAQAGIAAFTEWFRHPDAPQAISTDVFGTAPRELTRAITLRQTVEMVRTTIEVMESAIDEVAAPGDESVLREALLVYAREIAFATAQVYAQAAEARGAWDARLESLVVNAVLSGEADEGAVSRAAALGWNSPEHVCVVLGTAPDGDSELTVEAIRRAARHAKLQVLTGVLGDRLVVIAGGSNDPLQVAKSLIGPYAAGPVVAGPIVPDLLAATRSAQAAAAGLKACSAWQDAPRPVLADDLLPERAIAGDPSAREQLVEEIYRPLEEAGSALLETLSVFLEQASSLEGAARMLFVHPNTVRYRLRRVTDVTGWSPSDVRSAFTLRIALILGRLVDGDLQL; translated from the coding sequence ATAAGGCAGTCTTGTCCCGTGCCCGAACCCAGCAAATCCCACCCCGCACCGTCCGTCCACGCGCACGTCGCGACATTGAAGCGGCTGGAGAAGTCGTCCGGAAGCCTCGCCGCGCAGGCCATCGCGCGGATGGACGAGACGCTGCCCTGGTACCGGGCGATGCCACCCGAGAACCGGTCGTGGATCGGGCTGGTCGCCCAGGCCGGTATCGCCGCGTTCACGGAGTGGTTCCGGCATCCGGACGCCCCGCAGGCCATCTCCACCGACGTCTTCGGGACCGCGCCGCGTGAACTGACCCGGGCGATCACGCTCCGGCAGACCGTGGAGATGGTGCGCACGACCATCGAGGTCATGGAGTCCGCCATCGACGAGGTGGCCGCCCCCGGTGACGAGAGCGTGCTGCGCGAGGCGCTGCTCGTCTACGCGCGGGAGATCGCCTTCGCCACCGCCCAGGTGTACGCGCAGGCCGCCGAGGCGCGGGGTGCCTGGGACGCCCGGCTCGAGTCCCTGGTCGTGAACGCGGTGCTCAGCGGCGAGGCCGACGAGGGCGCCGTGAGCAGGGCCGCCGCCCTCGGCTGGAACTCCCCCGAGCATGTCTGCGTGGTCCTCGGCACCGCCCCGGACGGCGACAGCGAGCTGACCGTGGAGGCCATCCGGCGCGCGGCCCGGCACGCCAAGCTCCAGGTGCTCACCGGCGTCCTCGGCGACCGGCTGGTGGTGATCGCCGGCGGCAGCAACGACCCGTTGCAGGTGGCGAAGTCGCTGATCGGACCGTATGCGGCGGGTCCGGTGGTGGCCGGGCCGATCGTGCCCGACCTGCTGGCCGCGACCCGGTCCGCGCAGGCGGCGGCCGCTGGACTCAAGGCCTGTTCGGCGTGGCAGGACGCGCCCCGGCCCGTCCTGGCGGACGATCTGCTTCCGGAGCGCGCGATCGCGGGCGACCCCAGCGCGCGTGAGCAACTGGTGGAGGAGATCTACAGACCGCTGGAGGAGGCCGGCTCCGCGCTCCTGGAGACGCTCAGCGTCTTTCTCGAACAAGCCTCAAGTCTCGAGGGAGCGGCCCGGATGCTCTTCGTCCATCCCAACACCGTGCGCTACCGGCTCCGACGTGTGACTGACGTCACCGGCTGGTCGCCCTCCGATGTACGCTCGGCCTTCACCTTGCGGATCGCGCTGATCCTGGGGCGTCTGGTGGATGGGGATCTCCAGCTCTAG
- a CDS encoding ketoacyl-ACP synthase III — protein sequence MSKIRPSKGAPYARILGVGGYRPVRVVPNDVILEKIDSSDEWIRSRSGIESRHWANDEETVAAMSIEASGKAIADAGISVEQIGAVVVATVSHFSQTPAVATEIADKLGTSKAAAFDISAGCAGFGYGLTLAKGMVVEGSADYVLVIGVERLSDLTDLEDRATAFLFGDGAGAVVVGPSQEPHIGPTVWGSEGDKAGTIKQTVPWDEYRIGDLEKLPLDSEGNVKFPAITQEGQAVFRWAVFEMAKVAQQALDAAGIGSDDLDVFIPHQANERIIDSMVKTLKLPEHVTVARDVRTTGNTSAASIPLAMERLLATGEAKSGDTALVIGFGAGLVYAATVVTLP from the coding sequence ATGTCGAAGATCAGGCCGAGCAAGGGCGCCCCCTACGCACGCATCCTCGGCGTGGGCGGTTACCGCCCGGTCCGGGTGGTGCCCAACGACGTGATCCTGGAGAAGATCGACTCGTCCGACGAGTGGATCCGCTCCCGCTCCGGCATCGAGAGCCGGCACTGGGCGAACGACGAGGAGACCGTCGCCGCCATGTCGATCGAGGCGTCCGGCAAGGCGATCGCCGACGCCGGCATCTCCGTCGAGCAGATCGGCGCCGTCGTCGTCGCGACCGTCTCGCACTTCAGCCAGACCCCGGCCGTCGCCACCGAGATCGCCGACAAGCTGGGCACGTCCAAGGCCGCCGCCTTCGACATCTCGGCCGGCTGCGCGGGCTTCGGCTACGGCCTGACGCTCGCCAAGGGCATGGTCGTGGAAGGTTCCGCGGACTACGTCCTGGTCATCGGCGTCGAGCGGCTGTCGGATCTGACCGACCTGGAAGACCGGGCCACGGCCTTCCTCTTCGGTGACGGCGCCGGCGCTGTCGTCGTCGGTCCCTCCCAGGAGCCGCACATCGGCCCGACGGTGTGGGGTTCCGAGGGCGACAAGGCCGGAACGATCAAGCAGACGGTCCCGTGGGACGAGTACCGGATCGGTGACCTCGAAAAGCTCCCGCTCGACAGCGAGGGCAATGTCAAGTTCCCCGCGATCACGCAGGAGGGCCAAGCGGTGTTCCGCTGGGCCGTGTTCGAGATGGCGAAGGTCGCGCAGCAGGCGCTGGACGCGGCCGGAATCGGCTCGGACGACCTGGACGTCTTCATTCCGCACCAGGCCAACGAGCGGATCATCGACTCGATGGTGAAGACACTCAAGCTGCCGGAGCATGTCACGGTCGCGCGTGACGTACGCACCACCGGCAACACCTCGGCCGCCTCGATCCCGCTCGCGATGGAGCGGCTCCTGGCGACCGGCGAGGCGAAGAGCGGCGACACCGCGCTCGTCATCGGCTTCGGGGCGGGTCTCGTGTACGCCGCGACGGTCGTTACCCTCCCCTAG
- a CDS encoding DUF3145 domain-containing protein: MTTRGVLYVHSAPRALCPHVEWAVAGVLGTRVNLDWIRQPAAPGTWRSEFSWQGQAGTASKLASALRGWHLLRFEVTAEPCATAEGERYSCTPDLGIFHAVTGIHGDILIPEDRLRAALTRSQRGETDLEAEIAKLLGKPWDDELESFRYAGEGAPVRWLHQVV; this comes from the coding sequence GTGACGACACGTGGAGTCCTGTACGTGCACTCCGCGCCGCGTGCGCTGTGCCCGCACGTCGAGTGGGCCGTCGCAGGGGTTCTCGGGACGCGCGTGAACCTCGACTGGATCCGGCAGCCGGCCGCCCCGGGCACCTGGCGCTCCGAGTTCTCCTGGCAGGGGCAGGCCGGTACGGCCTCCAAGCTCGCGTCCGCGCTGCGCGGCTGGCACCTGCTCCGCTTCGAGGTCACCGCCGAGCCCTGCGCCACCGCCGAGGGCGAGCGCTACAGCTGCACCCCCGACCTCGGCATCTTCCACGCCGTCACCGGTATCCACGGCGACATCCTCATCCCCGAGGACCGCCTCAGAGCGGCGCTCACGAGGTCCCAGCGCGGCGAGACCGACCTGGAGGCCGAGATCGCCAAACTCCTCGGCAAGCCCTGGGACGACGAGTTGGAGTCGTTCAGATACGCGGGAGAGGGCGCCCCGGTGCGTTGGCTGCATCAGGTGGTGTGA
- a CDS encoding SGNH/GDSL hydrolase family protein, giving the protein MRKRRHRSRAVFGAGLAAVLLAVTGCDATGGNSPGPEGTEPKARPSASPTPTPAWDSTPESLVAVGDSITRGFDACKVLSDCPEVSWATGSDASVDSLAVRLLGAAGAAQRSWNYAVTGARMADLPSQMAQAVTRRPELVAVMIGANDACRASAADMTPVADFRADFEDAMAALRDSLPKAQVFVASVPDLKRLWSEGRTNPVGKQVWKLGICPSMLADPDLLTTTATERRDAVQDRVEAYNDVLREVCEEDRYCRYDGDAVFDYRFGQAQLSQWDWFHPSVNGQARLAEIAYRIISEKDA; this is encoded by the coding sequence ATGCGGAAGCGACGCCACCGATCGAGGGCGGTGTTCGGCGCGGGCTTGGCGGCGGTCCTGCTGGCCGTGACCGGCTGTGACGCCACCGGTGGCAACTCCCCCGGCCCCGAAGGGACGGAGCCGAAGGCCAGGCCTTCCGCGTCGCCCACCCCCACCCCCGCCTGGGACAGCACCCCCGAATCGCTGGTCGCCGTCGGCGACTCCATCACCCGCGGCTTCGACGCGTGCAAGGTGCTGTCCGACTGCCCCGAGGTGTCGTGGGCGACCGGCAGCGACGCCTCGGTCGACAGTCTCGCCGTACGGCTGCTGGGTGCGGCCGGGGCCGCACAGCGGAGCTGGAACTACGCGGTGACCGGGGCCCGGATGGCCGACCTGCCGAGTCAGATGGCACAGGCGGTGACGCGTAGGCCGGAGCTCGTCGCGGTGATGATCGGCGCGAACGACGCGTGCCGTGCGAGCGCCGCCGACATGACCCCGGTCGCCGACTTCCGCGCCGACTTCGAGGACGCGATGGCGGCCCTGCGCGACAGCCTGCCCAAGGCACAGGTGTTCGTGGCGAGCGTCCCGGACCTGAAGCGGCTGTGGTCGGAGGGCCGTACGAACCCGGTCGGCAAGCAGGTCTGGAAGCTGGGCATCTGCCCGTCCATGCTGGCCGACCCCGACCTCCTCACCACGACGGCCACCGAGCGGCGCGACGCCGTCCAGGACCGGGTGGAGGCGTACAACGACGTCCTGCGCGAGGTGTGCGAGGAGGACCGCTACTGCCGCTACGACGGGGACGCCGTCTTCGACTACCGCTTCGGGCAGGCCCAGCTCAGCCAGTGGGACTGGTTCCATCCGAGCGTGAACGGGCAAGCGCGGCTGGCGGAGATCGCGTACCGGATCATCAGCGAGAAGGACGCGTGA
- a CDS encoding ACP S-malonyltransferase: MLVLVAPGQGAQTPGFLTPWLDLPGAADRVGQWSDAIGLDLAHYGTEADADAIRDTAVAQPLLVAAGLLSAAALGDVVPGAVAGHSVGEITAAAFAGVLDDTAALTLVRKRGLAMAEAAAITETGMSALLGGDPDTTVRHLEKLGLTPANVNGAGQIVAAGTLEQLAALEADKPEGVRRVVALKVAGAFHTHHMSPAVETLAKAAEDLSPGDPTVTYVSNKDGQAVATGAEVLSRLVGQVANPVRWDLCMETFKELGVTALVEVCPGGTLTGLAKRALPGVATVALKTPDDLDAARALIAEHLN, translated from the coding sequence GTGCTCGTACTCGTCGCTCCCGGCCAGGGCGCCCAGACGCCCGGCTTCCTGACTCCTTGGCTCGACCTCCCCGGCGCCGCCGACCGTGTCGGCCAGTGGTCGGACGCCATCGGCCTCGACCTCGCCCACTACGGCACCGAGGCCGACGCCGACGCGATCCGCGACACCGCCGTCGCCCAGCCGCTGCTCGTCGCGGCCGGTCTGCTGTCCGCCGCCGCCCTAGGTGACGTGGTGCCCGGCGCGGTCGCCGGGCACAGCGTCGGTGAGATCACCGCCGCCGCGTTCGCCGGTGTCCTCGACGACACGGCCGCGCTGACGCTCGTGCGCAAGCGGGGCCTGGCCATGGCCGAGGCCGCCGCGATCACCGAGACCGGTATGTCCGCGCTGCTCGGCGGCGACCCCGACACGACGGTTCGGCATCTGGAGAAGCTGGGTCTGACCCCCGCGAACGTGAACGGCGCGGGCCAGATCGTCGCCGCCGGCACCCTGGAGCAGCTGGCCGCCCTGGAGGCGGACAAGCCCGAGGGCGTACGACGGGTCGTCGCCCTGAAGGTCGCCGGCGCCTTCCACACGCACCACATGTCCCCCGCCGTCGAGACCCTCGCCAAGGCCGCCGAGGATCTGTCGCCCGGGGACCCCACGGTCACCTACGTCTCGAACAAGGACGGGCAGGCCGTCGCGACCGGCGCCGAGGTGCTCTCCCGTCTGGTCGGCCAGGTCGCCAACCCGGTCCGTTGGGACCTGTGCATGGAGACCTTCAAGGAGCTGGGCGTGACCGCGCTCGTCGAGGTGTGCCCCGGCGGCACGCTCACCGGTCTCGCCAAGCGCGCGCTGCCGGGCGTGGCGACGGTGGCGCTCAAGACACCCGACGACCTCGACGCCGCTCGCGCGCTCATCGCCGAGCACCTGAATTAG
- a CDS encoding beta-ketoacyl-[acyl-carrier-protein] synthase family protein, giving the protein MSSTNRTVVVTGIGATTPLGGDATSTWEGLIAGRSGVRALEQEWAAEQAVRIAAPVAVEPTEVIPRPQARRLDRSAQFALIAAKEAWADAGYAETSADDGTVDADRVGAVIASGIGGVTTLLDQYDVLKEKGVRRVSPHTVPMLMPNGPSANVGLYVGARAGVHTPVSACASGAEAIGYAIEMIRTGRADVVIAGGTEAAIHPLPIAAFGNMMAMSKNNENPQGASRPYDTGRDGFVLGEGAGVVVLESAEHAAARGARVYAEAVGQGISADGHDIVQPEPEGRGIAHALQNLLDRTDLDPAEIVHVNAHGTSTPAGDIAELKALRKVFGDDTDHFAVSATKSMTGHLLGGAGGVETVATVLALYHRVAPPTINVENLDPEAEANADIVRGEARKLPVEGRIAALNDSFGFGGHNVVLAFRTV; this is encoded by the coding sequence GTGAGCTCGACCAATCGCACCGTGGTCGTCACCGGTATCGGCGCAACCACACCGCTGGGTGGCGACGCGACTTCCACCTGGGAGGGGCTGATCGCCGGCCGGTCCGGTGTCCGCGCCCTGGAGCAGGAATGGGCCGCCGAGCAGGCGGTCCGTATCGCCGCGCCGGTCGCGGTGGAGCCGACCGAGGTCATTCCCCGGCCGCAGGCCCGCCGTCTCGACCGCTCGGCGCAGTTCGCGCTGATCGCGGCCAAGGAGGCGTGGGCCGACGCCGGTTACGCCGAGACCTCGGCCGACGACGGCACCGTCGACGCGGACCGGGTCGGCGCGGTCATCGCCTCCGGCATCGGCGGCGTCACGACGCTGCTCGACCAGTACGACGTGCTGAAGGAGAAGGGCGTACGCCGCGTCTCCCCGCACACCGTGCCCATGCTGATGCCCAACGGCCCGTCCGCCAACGTCGGTCTGTACGTGGGCGCCCGCGCCGGTGTGCACACCCCGGTCTCCGCCTGCGCGTCGGGCGCCGAGGCCATCGGTTACGCCATCGAGATGATCCGCACCGGCCGCGCCGACGTCGTGATCGCCGGTGGCACCGAGGCCGCCATCCACCCGCTGCCGATCGCCGCGTTCGGCAACATGATGGCGATGTCCAAGAACAACGAGAACCCGCAGGGCGCGTCCCGTCCGTACGACACCGGCCGTGACGGCTTCGTCCTCGGCGAGGGTGCCGGTGTCGTCGTCCTGGAGTCGGCCGAGCACGCGGCGGCGCGGGGTGCCCGTGTCTACGCCGAGGCCGTGGGCCAGGGCATCTCCGCCGACGGCCACGACATCGTGCAGCCCGAGCCGGAGGGGCGGGGCATCGCCCACGCCCTGCAGAACCTGCTGGACCGCACCGACCTCGACCCGGCGGAGATCGTGCACGTCAACGCGCACGGGACGTCGACGCCGGCCGGTGACATCGCCGAGCTGAAGGCGCTGCGGAAGGTGTTCGGTGACGACACCGACCACTTCGCGGTGTCCGCGACGAAGTCCATGACCGGGCATCTGCTCGGCGGTGCCGGCGGTGTGGAGACGGTGGCGACGGTGCTCGCGCTGTACCACCGGGTGGCTCCGCCGACGATCAACGTGGAGAACCTCGACCCCGAGGCCGAGGCCAACGCCGACATCGTCCGCGGCGAAGCCCGCAAGCTGCCGGTGGAGGGCCGTATCGCCGCCCTGAACGACTCGTTCGGGTTCGGCGGGCACAACGTGGTGCTGGCGTTCCGTACGGTCTGA